The genomic window TCGAACTCGGTGCCCTGGCCGCGGCCCCGGCTGACCTGGATGCCGTCGATGATCCGCAGCCGGGCCAGCTTCTCGGGCAGGTGCCGCCGGGAGTCGAAGCGGGGCAGCACGCGCAGCGTCCACGGTGGCGTGCCGGGGCGGCCGGCGCGCTGCCGGAAGGCCAGCCGCAGCGGCCCGAAGGAGCGTACGGTCAGCGCCGCCGCCGGCCGGTCGCCGCGCCGGGCCGGGGTGAGCCGGACGGGGAGCGCGGCGGTGTCGCCCGCCGCGACAAGCAGCACCCGCTGCGGCGGTACGTCCGGCCGGGCGCCCGCCGACGGCACCCAGGCGTCGCGCACCTGGGCGCGCAGCGTACGGCCGGAGGTGTTCGCCAGGTGCAGCGTGACGGTGGCGGTGCCACCCAGCCGGACCGTCCGGTCCCCGGAGCGGGTGGCGCCGACCGCGTGCAGCGGCGCGGCCAGCGCCCAGTCGGCGGCGACCAGCAGCAGCACCAGGCCGGTCATCACCGCCACGCCCAGGAACGGCGCCGGCCAGGCCGGCAGGGTCAGCGCGCCCGCACCGAGCAGCAGCGCCGCCCGCCAGGTCATCGCGGCGTCGGCACGGTGGCGAGCACCGTGTCCAGCACCGCGTCGACGCTCACGCCCTCCAGCTCGACCTCCGGGCGGAGCCGGAGCCGGTGGCGCAGGGTGGGCCGGGCGACCGCCTTGACGTCGTCGGGGACGACGTGGTCGCGGCCGGCCAGCCAGGACCACGCCTTCGCCGTGTTGAGCAGGGCGGTGGCGCCGCGCGGCGAGGCGCCCAGCTCCAGCGCCGGGGTGTTCCGGGTGGCCCGGCAGAGGTCCACGAGGTAGCCGAAGAGCGGCTCGGCCACGTGCACCCGGCGGACCGCCTCGCGGGCGGCGGCCAGGTCGGCCGCGGTGGCCACCGGGCGTACGCCGGCCGCCCGCAGGTCGCGCGGGTCGAAGCCGGCGTGGTGCGCGCGGAGCACGCCCAGCTCTTCGTCCCGGCTGGGCAGCGGCACGGTGAGCTTGAGCAGGAACCGGTCGAGTTGCGCCTCGGGCAGGGGATAGGTGCCCTCGTACTCGATCGGGTTCTGGGTGGCCGCGACGATGAACGGGTCGGGCAGCGGCCGCCGCACGCCCTCGACGGAGACCTGCCGCTCCTCCATCACCTCCAGCAGCGCCGACTGGGTCTTCGGCGGAGTCCGGTTGATTTCGTCGGCGAGCAGCAGGTTGGTGAAGACCGGCCCCTCCCGGAAGGTGAACGCGGCGGTGTGCGGGTCGAAGATCAGCGACCCGGTCACGTCGCCGGGCATCAGGTCCGGGGTGAACTGGACCCGCTTGGAGTCCAGGTCCAGGGCGGTTGCCACGGTCCGGATGAGCAGGGTCTTGGCCACCCCGGGCACCCCCTCCAGCAGCACGTGTCCGCGGCAGAGCAGGGCGATCACCAGGCCGGTGACCACCGCGTCCTGCCCGACGACCGCCTTGGCCACCTCGGCCCGCAGCCGGTGCAGGGCCGCGCGGGCGTCGTGCTGTTCGCCGGCTGGCGCGGCGGCGGTAACGGGTCCGGTCACCGGGGATCTCCTTCGGTCGGATGGTCGGGTCGGGGGGCGACCGTACGGGTCAGCCGGTCCAGCGCGCGGGCCAGCTCCGCCAGCTCCCGGTCGGTGGCCGGTTCGTCGCCGTGGAGCAGCTCCGCCGCCCGGTCGGGGTCGAGGCCGGTGTGCGCGGCGACCCGGGCGGCCACCTCGGCGGCCGGCGTGTCGGGCGGCAGGTTGAGCCGGGGCAGCAAACGGTCCCGCGCGGCGGCGCGCAGCGTCTCGGCGGCCGGGCCGCGGGCGCCCGCGCGCCGGTAGAGCCGGGCCCGCCCGAGCACGGTCTCGGCGGAGCGGACGGTCACCGGCAGCGGCTCCGGCACGGGTGGGCCGAGCCGCCGGGCCCGCCAGAGCACCACCAGCAGGCCGGCGAGCGCGAGCTGGACGAGCAGCGCCCAGAACCAGACCGGGAAGGCGGACCAGAGCGGGTTCTCCCGCTGCTGCCCGCCGTCGGCCCGGTCGTCGTCCGGCGGACTGCCGTCCTGCTGGTCGGGG from Micromonospora kangleipakensis includes these protein-coding regions:
- a CDS encoding AAA family ATPase, whose translation is MTGPVTAAAPAGEQHDARAALHRLRAEVAKAVVGQDAVVTGLVIALLCRGHVLLEGVPGVAKTLLIRTVATALDLDSKRVQFTPDLMPGDVTGSLIFDPHTAAFTFREGPVFTNLLLADEINRTPPKTQSALLEVMEERQVSVEGVRRPLPDPFIVAATQNPIEYEGTYPLPEAQLDRFLLKLTVPLPSRDEELGVLRAHHAGFDPRDLRAAGVRPVATAADLAAAREAVRRVHVAEPLFGYLVDLCRATRNTPALELGASPRGATALLNTAKAWSWLAGRDHVVPDDVKAVARPTLRHRLRLRPEVELEGVSVDAVLDTVLATVPTPR